In a single window of the Candidatus Caldatribacterium sp. genome:
- the rplQ gene encoding 50S ribosomal protein L17, with protein MRHRKRTEKLGRTTSHKESMLANMLVSLIKSGKIETTEAKGKVLKRYFERVVSLAIKGDNASMRQVVSWVRDKEAFKTLLRSIVPRLRERKGGYCRLVKTGFRVGDGAPLVLVEIVE; from the coding sequence ATGAGGCACCGCAAGAGAACCGAAAAGCTTGGGAGAACGACCTCCCACAAGGAGAGCATGCTGGCCAATATGCTCGTCTCCCTTATAAAAAGCGGCAAGATTGAAACGACCGAAGCGAAAGGAAAAGTTCTCAAAAGGTACTTCGAGCGGGTTGTCTCTCTGGCCATCAAGGGGGATAACGCCTCGATGCGCCAGGTTGTCTCCTGGGTTCGAGACAAGGAAGCCTTTAAGACTCTTTTGCGGAGTATTGTGCCTCGCCTGCGAGAGCGAAAAGGCGGGTACTGCCGCCTCGTTAAGACCGGCTTTCGCGTTGGAGACGGAGCCCCTCTCGTTCTTG